In the Micromonospora narathiwatensis genome, one interval contains:
- a CDS encoding amino acid ABC transporter permease: MDPLRTLWETFFDWDAMREALPEMLTVGLPNTLILAVSAALLGSVLGMLLAVAGISRTRWLRWPARVYTDVFRGLPAAATILLIGVGLAPLGMQVWGPNPYPLGILALSLIAAAYIGEIFRSGIQSVEAAQLEGARALGFSWGEAMRLVIVPQGVRRVLPAWVNQLIALIKDSSLVYFLGLVASERELFRIGQDYAATTGNESALLLAGLFYLVLTVPLTHAVNWIDRRLRQGRTAALPDPDLDLAPAGTAAPPGKDAR, translated from the coding sequence ATGGATCCGTTGCGCACCCTGTGGGAGACCTTCTTCGACTGGGACGCCATGCGCGAGGCGCTGCCCGAGATGCTGACCGTCGGGCTGCCCAACACGCTGATCCTGGCGGTCTCCGCCGCCCTGCTCGGCTCGGTGCTGGGCATGCTGCTGGCCGTCGCGGGCATCTCGCGTACCCGATGGTTGCGGTGGCCGGCCCGGGTCTACACCGACGTGTTCCGCGGCCTGCCGGCGGCGGCGACCATCCTGCTGATCGGCGTCGGCCTGGCGCCGCTCGGCATGCAGGTGTGGGGGCCGAACCCCTACCCGCTGGGCATCCTGGCGCTGTCGCTGATCGCCGCCGCCTACATCGGCGAGATCTTCCGCTCCGGCATCCAGAGCGTCGAGGCCGCCCAGCTGGAGGGTGCCCGGGCGCTCGGCTTCTCCTGGGGCGAGGCGATGCGCCTGGTGATCGTCCCGCAGGGTGTACGCCGGGTGCTGCCCGCCTGGGTGAACCAGCTCATCGCGCTCATCAAGGACTCCAGCCTGGTCTACTTCCTCGGGCTGGTGGCCAGCGAGCGGGAGCTGTTCCGGATCGGTCAGGACTACGCGGCCACCACCGGCAACGAGTCGGCGCTGCTGCTGGCCGGGCTGTTCTACCTGGTACTGACCGTGCCGCTGACCCACGCGGTCAACTGGATCGACCGGCGGCTGCGCCAGGGCCGTACGGCCGCCCTCCCCGACCCGGACCTCGACCTCGCTCCCGCCGGCACGGCGGCCCCGCCCGGAAAGGACGCGCGTTGA
- a CDS encoding ABC transporter substrate-binding protein, whose amino-acid sequence MRFLPALTRVAALGAAAVLAATGLAACGDGGSTDGTANPYGLLQAGVLRAGTLTDAPPNVYLKDGKFTGFDNDLLTAVAAKVGLKVEFVGTDFSALLSQVNNHKFDVGSSSITITEARKKTVDFGNGYDFGYFGLDVPAGSSISGFDQLTGKRVVVVQGTVQDDYATRENLNPVRVPDYNGAINQLKAGTADAWIAPAEIGDKSAADSNGKITVAAKQLSPAPTAYAVAKGNDKLREALDKGLDEVIADGTWSRLQAQYYPGRPIPADFKPGSGTVAVPSPSAAS is encoded by the coding sequence GTGCGATTCCTTCCCGCCCTGACCCGCGTCGCCGCGCTCGGCGCCGCCGCCGTGCTCGCCGCCACCGGCCTTGCCGCCTGCGGCGACGGTGGCTCCACCGACGGGACCGCCAACCCGTACGGCCTGCTCCAGGCCGGCGTGCTGCGGGCCGGCACGCTCACCGACGCCCCGCCGAACGTGTACCTCAAGGACGGCAAGTTCACCGGCTTCGACAACGACCTGCTCACCGCGGTCGCCGCGAAGGTGGGCCTGAAGGTCGAGTTCGTCGGCACCGACTTCTCGGCGCTGCTCTCCCAGGTCAACAACCACAAGTTCGACGTGGGCAGCTCGTCCATCACGATCACCGAGGCGCGCAAGAAGACCGTCGACTTCGGCAACGGCTACGACTTCGGCTACTTCGGACTCGACGTGCCGGCCGGCTCCTCGATCAGCGGTTTCGACCAGCTCACCGGCAAGCGGGTCGTGGTCGTACAGGGCACGGTGCAGGACGACTACGCGACCCGGGAGAACCTCAACCCGGTACGGGTGCCCGACTACAACGGCGCGATCAACCAGCTCAAGGCCGGCACCGCCGACGCCTGGATCGCCCCGGCCGAGATCGGCGACAAGTCCGCCGCGGACAGCAACGGCAAGATCACGGTGGCCGCCAAGCAGCTCAGTCCGGCCCCGACCGCGTACGCCGTGGCCAAGGGCAACGACAAGCTGCGCGAGGCGCTGGACAAGGGCCTCGACGAGGTGATCGCCGACGGCACCTGGAGCAGGCTCCAGGCGCAGTACTACCCGGGCCGGCCGATCCCGGCCGACTTCAAGCCGGGCAGCGGAACGGTCGCGGTGCCGTCGCCGTCGGCCGCTTCCTGA